The following proteins come from a genomic window of Dreissena polymorpha isolate Duluth1 chromosome 1, UMN_Dpol_1.0, whole genome shotgun sequence:
- the LOC127862519 gene encoding putative amine oxidase [copper-containing] has translation MGSGTRSNRCLLFSTVILSVVCISLVVALIVIIFKDDYHDRHAHPRVDDCDVIQQDFTWQESQNPTVFQDLTRKEIEALTNYLYSRPEFDLVRPSASKTNANFVFMAELHLPNKSEVIAHLDKGARQPAREAKVIIIRGKSPNQQINEIVVGPLPNPSYHHPAPGINSTLPYFYRPMTDDDYGSVITNLTNTVHNEFGDILRSCYGTSVKECDDKCLTFVYASTFSPASSGTNMRKTWYWLNYDVEYYVLHPVDFSVLVGFYPGRTVIDIVWFQGKQFKTLQEAKTIASNCTMRSFPKVDRNSFSTMNQRGAIPEAAKKRAPVQVEPDGKRYTVKGKHIQYMKWSFDFRMSTAYGPQVYDIKFDDERIVYELGLQEISVFYSGHNPQQRFSDYMDSAELIGPSANGLVPGADCPDHAMFFDTKHVTETSEKPILVKNVFCLFEMNTGEPIRRHHSYSKTEGAFYEGMENSILVLRTVVTINNYDYIFDFRFFQNGVLETKGISTGYVLGNAFSEMERKYGFQIQDLISANYHSHMFNFKVDLDIKGTSNRYEMIHIKVETATNEFSAKNDTYSQGMIERELIRTEKRAAFKFNFENPSYHVFYNNATTDKYGNHRAYRLINQGMMKQILPEGRNKEPAINWARYQTAVTRHKPEEAHSSSMYTEFDVYDPVVNFQRFIDDDESIVDQDLVVWVTMGVHHIPHKEDLPVTTTPGMGLSFVLQPFNYFDEDPSMYSLDVIRIEPHHGNVNVLKYAHATGSKMTCVPRKTNFFDVIKVEPSIIFESTNG, from the exons ATGGGGAGCGGAACTCGGTCAAACAGATGCCTCCTCTTCTCCACGGTAATACTGTCGGTCGTCTGCATAAGCCTCGTCGTCGCTTTAATCGTCATAATCTTTAAAGACGATTACCACGACCGCCATGCGCATCCGAGAGTAGATGACTGTGACGTCATACAGCAGGACTTCACTTGGCAGGAATCTCAAAACCCAACAGTGTTTCAGGATCTTACGAGAAAGGAGATTGAAGCGTTGACTAATTACCTTTACTCTAGGCCGGAGTTTGATTTGGTAAGACCGTCCGCCAGTAAGACAAACGCAAATTTCGTGTTCATGGCTGAGCTGCACCTTCCCAATAAGTCAGAGGTGATCGCGCATCTAGACAAAGGGGCCAGACAGCCGGCCCGGGAAGCCAAGGTTATCATAATACGCGGAAAATCACCCAACCAACAGATAAATGAAATTGTCGTGGGGCCTCTTCCAAATCCGAGTTACCATCATCCGGCTCCAGGCATCAACTCAACGTTACCGTACTTTTATCGACCTATGACTGACGATGATTATGGTTCAGTGATAACAAATCTAACCAATACTGTGCACAACGAGTTTGGAGATATCCTTAGAAGTTGCTACGGGACCAGTGTCAAGGAATGCGATGACAAGTGTCTGACCTTCGTGTACGCCTCCACATTCTCCCCGGCATCCAGTGGAACGAACATGCGCAAAACATGGTACTGGCTAAACTACGATGTGGAATATTACGTTCTGCACCCTGTGGACTTTTCTGTACTTGTAGGATTCTATCCTGGAAGGACGGTTATCGACATCGTGTGGTTTCAAGGAAAACAGTTCAAAACGTTGCAGGAGGCTAAAACCATAGCGTCGAACTGCACCATGCGATCTTTTCCTAAAGTAGACCGGAACTCGTTCTCTACGATGAATCAGCGAGGCGCTATACCGGAAGCGGCCAAGAAGCGTGCGCCTGTACAGGTTGAGCCAGACGGTAAACGGTACACAGTAAAAGGGAAGCATATACAATACATGAAATGGTCGTTCGATTTCCGAATGTCGACCGCATACGGACCGCAAGTTTATGACATTAAATTCGACGACGAACGAATCGTATACGAGCTCGGCCTGCAGGAAATCTCAGTATTCTACTCCGGACACAATCCACAACAGAGGTTTTCCGATTACATGGATTCTGCTGAATTGATTGGTCCGTCAGCAAATGGTCTCGTGCCAGGCGCGGACTGTCCAGATCACGCGATGTTCTTCGATACAAAACACGTGACCGAGACCTCCGAGAAACCTATACTCGTTAAAAATGTCTTCTGCTTGTTTGAGATGAACACCGGAGAGCCTATCCGCCGTCACCATTCGTACTCCAAAACAGAGGGCGCTTTTTACGAAGGGATGGAGAATTCCATTCTTGTTCTGCGCACTGTTGTAACAATAAATAATTACGATTACATCTTTGACTTCAGATTTTTCCAAAACGGTGTCCTAGAAACAAAGGGGATTTCTACAGGGTACGTTTTAGGTAATGCATTTTCAGAAATGGAGCGAAAGTACGGATTCCAAATTCAAGATTTAATTTCAGCCAACTACCACTCTCATATGTTCAACTTCAAAGTTGACCTTGACATCAAGGGGACTTCCAATCGTTACGAGATGATCCACATCAAAGTTGAAACGGCCACAAACGAGTTCTCGGCCAAAAACGATACCTACAGTCAGGGAATGATTGAAAGAGAACTAATTAGAACTGAAAAGAGGGCCGCGTTCAAGTTCAATTTTGAAAACCCAAGTTACCACGTGTTTTATAACAATGCAACCACAGACAAATACGGAAACCACAGAGCATACCG ACTGATCAACCAGGGCATGATGAAGCAGATACTCCCAGAGGGCCGGAACAAGGAGCCGGCGATCAACTGGGCGCGGTACCAGACGGCCGTGACCCGCCACAAGCCGGAAGAGGCCCACAGCAGCTCAATGTACACCGAATTCGACGTGTACGATCCGGTCGTGAACTTCCAGCGCTTCATAGATGACGATGAAAGTATTGTTGATCAG GACCTGGTCGTTTGGGTCACCATGGGCGTGCACCACATCCCCCACAAGGAGGACCTCCCCGTGACTACAACCCCCGGGATGGGGCTCTCCTTCGTCCTACAGCCATTCAACTACTTCGACGAGGATCCCTCCATGTATTCTCTTGACGTCATCCGGATCGAGCCGCATCACGGCAACGTAAACGTCTTGAAGTATGCACATGCGACAGGCTCTAAGATGACGTGCGTACCGAGGAAGACCAATTTTTTCGATGTTATTAAAGTTGAGCCTTCGATCATATTTGAGAGCACAAACGGTTGA